The genomic DNA GGAACAAGGTTCTGGATATTACCGATTAATCCTTGCCAATCGTTGCTGTATAGATTTAACAAATAGTCATAGCGAAGACCGTAATTAACGCCTTGTAAAGCTATGACACCAAATGGACCAAGAAAGATCAAGAACCAGATCCATTTCCGTTTCATCTTCAGCATGTCAGCTTGGAACATGCGCAGCATCATAGACTGTTCGCCTCCTTTGTAATATCAAGGAAGATATCTTCAAGCGACATTTTTTGTTCTTCAACACGGTAGATCGAAAATTGTTTGGCCGCCAAATGCGAAACAATTTGAGCGACTAATTGATCATCAGTCGAATCCAATAAGACTCGCCCGTCTTCATAGTCAGCTGTATAGCCTTGGGATAATAATGACTGCCATGCTTTCTCACCATGATCGACAGCAAGGGATATTTGACTGGACGCCTTTTTGCGAAGAACATCAATCGAATCTTGGAATATCAGCGATCCGTTCGTGATAATGCCAACCTTAGTCGCCATATGATCGATTTCACTCAGTAAATGACTAGATACAATAACAGATATACCGAACTGCTCGGGCATACGTTTAATCAGTTCACGGATTTCTTGAATACCTGATGGATCAAGCCCATTGGTCGGTTCATCCAAAATCAACAATTCGGGATTCCCAAGCAAGGATGCTGCAATCCCAAGCCGCTGCTTCATGCCTAAAGAAAAGCCTTTGACAGGACGATTGGCGTCCTTTGATAAACGGACGATCTTTAATACCTCATCGATTCTTGACTTTGGAACGCCATATATCTGTCTTAAAGCTTCTAAATTCTCTTTCGCTGTCAGATGACCATAATAGGATGGCGATTCAACTAATGATCCCACTTGACCTAAAATATTAACTTTCTCCTCTTTTAAATCTTGACCAAAGATATGGATGGAACCTGATGATGGACGCATGAGTCCTAATAACATCCGGATCGTCGTTGTTTTCCCAGCACCATTCGGACCAAGAAAACCATAAATTTCACCCTTTTCTATTTCAAGATTGACGTTATTCACGGCCCGTTGTCCGCCTAATTTTTTCGTTAATTGATTCGTTCTGACAATCCATTCACTCACTCTTATCACCTCATCTTCAATCCTAACGAGCGGAGGTTAAATATAAGGTAAGGTGACGTTTAAATTTTGTTTAAAAAAACAGCCTCTGAACGTTACTCAGAGGCTGCCCGTTTTGATAGTGTCATTGTCGTGCCATTTTCGTCCGACTCAATGGTCCAAGTTAATCCCATTTCTTTAAGCATAAGCGAAACAATTGAAAGTCCGATGCCCACACCTTCTTCATCAGATTCATTACTGAGGCCTGTCCCCTTGTCTTCAATAACCAGCTGCAGTCCATCCTGAGTTTCTTTGGCTTGAAGGCCAAGGTACTTCCCATCAGAAGCATGTCGGAGAATATTTTGCAAAAGATTGTCCAAGATTCGCTCGAGCCATTGTGGATCAGCATACCAGTGAATTGCGTTCTCGGGCAGGTTAACATTAACCTCTACGCCTTCATTCTCAAAGACGGGATACCAAGTCGCAATAGCTGAGCGGACAATACGAATGACATCAACATTTTCGGGATGATAGGGATATTTTCCGGCGGAAAGCAGCGTATAGGACAGTAAATTGTCGATTAACTGTCCTAAATAACTGATTTTATGATCGATCAAATCGAGTGATTCATGAGCTTCATCCGATATATCTTCTTTTTTCAAAGCATAAGCATGACCACGAATCGTCGTTAACGGTGTCCTCAAGTCATGAGATAAATTAGCGATCAGCTGGCGGCGCAATTGTTCTTCTTCTTGCTCCCTAGCCCGACTATCTTCTAACTCATCCGTCATCCGATTGAAGGAGGCCTCCAGATCTCCGATTTCGTCTTTTTTGTAAATGGTCACATGCTCTGGAATGCCGTTCTCTTTCCGCTTGTCCATCGCTTGTTTGAGATGAAGCAGACGTTTCCGTATCCGGTTAAAGAATAGCCAAGATAAAAAGATAAATACAATCAGAACAACCGCAAAACTAGCCAAAAACACATACTGAAGGTTATGTGGTGAATCATTAAGAAACCGGCGCGGCAGTTGAAATACCACAAAGCCGTTGTCAGACTTTCCTCCTATAAAGGCAACGATCGTAAAGGGATCAGCATCATAACCCCTGCTGCCTTTCATAAAATCAGCCATATATGATGCCGACCAGTGATCCGGGATAGCCTTTTGCTTTGGCAGTTGTAATTGCGTATCACCACCCGAATTCACCCAGAATATCGATGCATCGGCATACTTATCTTTAAGCTCGTGTAACCTTTGATTAATCTGTCTAGACGTGGCTCCTGATAGTTTCTCCGCTTCCTGATGCCACATGTCTTCGAGTTCATTGCCATTCGGATAATCTTCCTCTTTTTGTACTTCATTCGCCGCCCAAATTGGAGAGTAAGCGATGAACGAGATCAACGGATAGGCAAATGGAATAAGAAAAACAGCGATACAAATGATGAATAAATACTTGGCTAACAACGATTTTCTAAATTTCATGTCTTCACCCGGTAGCCCAGCCCGCGGATGGTTTCAATAATCTTAGGATGCGTTGGGTCTTTTTCAAGTTTCTCCCGTAAATAACGGATATGCACCATCAATGTCTTATCTCCTTCAATAAACGATTCACCCCAGACACCTTCAAAAATCTGCTCTTTGGTCAAAATTTGATTCGGATGCCGTAATAAGAATTGAAAAATGTGATACTGTTTACCTGTTAAAATAATTTCCTCACCCGTTTCGCGGCTCTCAATTCGATTATGA from Tuberibacillus sp. Marseille-P3662 includes the following:
- a CDS encoding ABC transporter ATP-binding protein, which produces MSEWIVRTNQLTKKLGGQRAVNNVNLEIEKGEIYGFLGPNGAGKTTTIRMLLGLMRPSSGSIHIFGQDLKEEKVNILGQVGSLVESPSYYGHLTAKENLEALRQIYGVPKSRIDEVLKIVRLSKDANRPVKGFSLGMKQRLGIAASLLGNPELLILDEPTNGLDPSGIQEIRELIKRMPEQFGISVIVSSHLLSEIDHMATKVGIITNGSLIFQDSIDVLRKKASSQISLAVDHGEKAWQSLLSQGYTADYEDGRVLLDSTDDQLVAQIVSHLAAKQFSIYRVEEQKMSLEDIFLDITKEANSL
- a CDS encoding HAMP domain-containing sensor histidine kinase translates to MKFRKSLLAKYLFIICIAVFLIPFAYPLISFIAYSPIWAANEVQKEEDYPNGNELEDMWHQEAEKLSGATSRQINQRLHELKDKYADASIFWVNSGGDTQLQLPKQKAIPDHWSASYMADFMKGSRGYDADPFTIVAFIGGKSDNGFVVFQLPRRFLNDSPHNLQYVFLASFAVVLIVFIFLSWLFFNRIRKRLLHLKQAMDKRKENGIPEHVTIYKKDEIGDLEASFNRMTDELEDSRAREQEEEQLRRQLIANLSHDLRTPLTTIRGHAYALKKEDISDEAHESLDLIDHKISYLGQLIDNLLSYTLLSAGKYPYHPENVDVIRIVRSAIATWYPVFENEGVEVNVNLPENAIHWYADPQWLERILDNLLQNILRHASDGKYLGLQAKETQDGLQLVIEDKGTGLSNESDEEGVGIGLSIVSLMLKEMGLTWTIESDENGTTMTLSKRAASE